Proteins encoded by one window of Candidatus Thermoplasmatota archaeon:
- a CDS encoding transcriptional regulator — translation MKQTPCEYMIWNGLPFIRREIAETLIDDFGLSQKEVAERLGVTPAAICQYRAKKRGRMKIKNQIITKEITISAERIIKNDDISIMEETCRICKIMRNNGIHPFFNNGSDK, via the coding sequence CTCCGTGCGAATACATGATATGGAACGGGTTACCATTTATCAGACGAGAGATCGCCGAAACACTTATTGACGATTTTGGATTAAGCCAAAAAGAAGTAGCAGAGAGACTAGGGGTTACACCAGCAGCAATATGTCAATACAGAGCAAAAAAACGCGGGAGAATGAAAATAAAAAACCAGATAATAACAAAGGAAATAACCATATCAGCAGAACGCATAATCAAAAACGATGATATATCAATAATGGAAGAAACATGCAGGATATGCAAAATAATGAGAAACAACGGAATACATCCATTCTTCAACAACGGATCAGACAAATAA